A single genomic interval of Oenanthe melanoleuca isolate GR-GAL-2019-014 chromosome 13, OMel1.0, whole genome shotgun sequence harbors:
- the PCDH1 gene encoding protocadherin-1 isoform X4 has protein sequence MTLQPPFPAWRDAALPRGRTRLLPGKSGEIWEKSTAIWRGKRADLGGEMEPGCSEQAGAASRWCSHAAELSMCAAKGAAQQVGVAQRGDALPSSLRRSGKHFPASWREIRAAAGPEPPLQRRMNPLASCLGLWLLCQLPALASGTRAIYKVQEEQPPNSLIGSLASDYGLPDMGHLYKLEVGAPYLRVDGKTGDIYTTETSIDRENLRECQHLLPGDPCYLEFEVSITNLNANSSPRLLEGQIEVLDINDNTPNFASPVLTLSIPENTNIGTLFPIPLAMDRDSGPNGVASYELMAGPEAQELFGLQVAEDQDEKQPQLIVMGNLDREQWDSYDLTIKVQDGGNPPRASSALLRITILDMNDNAPKFEKALYEAELSENSPVGHSVLQVKANDSDQGANAEIDYSFHQASDMVRRLLRLDRATGLITVQGPIDREDIGTLKFSVMAKDKGANPKSARAQVVVTIKDMNDNAPSIEIRGIGLVTHQDGMANISEDVPVETAVALVQVSDRDEGENAVVTCVVAGDVPFQLRQASETGSDSKKKYFLQTTTPLDYESVKEYTIEIVAVDSGNPPLSSTNSLKVQVMDVNDNAPVFSQSFTEVAFPENNEPDELVMEVSATDADSGSNAKLVYSLVTDPSSKGSFTIDPDSGEIRVKAVLDREQRERYEFLVVAEDKGSPSKQGTASVAINVMDRNDNDPKFMLSGYNFSVMENMPPLSPVGMVTVIDADKGENARIQLSVEQDNGDFVIQNGTGTILSSISFDREQQSTYTFRLKAVDGGDPPRSAYVGVTINVLDENDNAPFITSPSNATYKHILPHTSPGQQVSKVKAEDIDSGINAELIYSITGGNPFELFQISPQSGDITLEKEILRKHHGLHRLVVRVNDKGKPSRHGTALVHFYVNETLANRTLLDTLVGHSLDTPLDIDIAGDPEYERSKQRSNILFGVIAGIVAVTLVIVLVVLVRYCRQREAKSGYQAGKKETKDLYAPKQASKGGKSKGKVKKSKSPKPPKPTEDEEETGLQKSLKFNLMNDSVSDSPRIHLPLNYPPGSPDLGRHYRSNSPLPSIQLQPQSPSASKKHQVVQDLPATNTFVGTGDNNSTGSEQYSDYSYRTNPQKYTNKQLPHRRVTFSAASQAQDLQDPSQHSYYDSGLEESETPSSKSSSGPRIGPLALPEDHYERTTPDGSIGEMEHPENDLRPLPDVAMTGTCTRECTEFGHSDTCWMPGQSSPSRRPKNALKLSTFVPYQDRGSQEQVGNGSPRLSEERSTKMANLRLLPTYSAFSNSSHEPCKDSPMEEIPLTQTSDFQPATTPSAQTTKREIYL, from the exons ATGACTCTCCAGCCCCCTTTTCCTGCCTGGCGGGACGCAGCCCTGCCACGGGGCCGAACCCGCTTGCTGCCGGGGAAAAGCGGGGAGATTTGGGAGAAAAGCACGGCAATTTGGAGGGGAAAACGGGCTGATTTAGGGGGTGAGATGGAGCCGGGCTGCTCCGAGCAGGCAGGCGCAGCCTCTAGATGGTGCAGTCATGCAGCCGAGCTGAGCATGTGTGCAGCGAAGGGCGCTGCGCAACAGGTTGGCGTAGCTCAGCGGGGAGACGCGCTCCCATCCTCGCTGCGGCGGAGCGGGAAGCACTTTCCAGCATCCTGGCGAGAAATCCGCGCTGCAGCCGGCCCGGAGC ctcccctgcaGCGCAGGATGAACCCGCTGGCGTCCTGCCTGGGCCTGtggctcctctgccagctgcctgccctggcctCGGGGACACGTGCGATCTACAaagtgcaggaggagcagccccccAACAGCCTCATAGGGAGCCTGGCCTCTGACTACGGCTTGCCGGACATGGGGCACCTCTACAAGCTGGAGGTGGGGGCCCCGTACCTCCGTGTGGATGGCAAGACTGGGGACATCTACACCACAGAGACCTCCATCGACCGGGAGAACCTGCGGGagtgccagcacctcctgcccgGGGACCCCTGCTACCTGGAGTTCGAGGTGTCCATCACCAACCTGAACGCCAACAGCAGCCCGCGCCTGCTCGAGGGGCAGATCGAGGTGCTCGATATCAACGACAACACCCCCAACTTCGCCTCGCCTGTGCTCAccctctccatccctgagaACACCAACATTGGGACGCTCTTCCCCATCCCCCTGGCCATGGACCGGGACTCGGGCCCCAACGGCGTTGCCTCCTACGAGCTGATGGCAGGTCCGGAGGCGCAGGAGCTCTTTGGGCTGCAGGTGGCCGAGGACCAGGATGAGAAGCAGCCTCAGCTGATCGTCATGGGCAACCTGGACCGGGAGCAGTGGGACTCCTACGATCTGACCATCAAGGTGCAGGATGGGGGGAACCCCCCGcgggccagcagtgccctgctccgCATCACCATCCTGGACATGAACGACAACGCCCCCAAGTTCGAGAAGGCGCTGTACGAGGCAGAGCTCTCTGAAAACAGCCCTGTGGGGCACTCTGTCCTCCAG gTGAAAGCCAACGATTCGGACCAGGGCGCCAACGCCGAGATCGACTACTCCTTCCACCAGGCCTCGGACATGGTGCGGCGGCTGCTGCGCCTGGACCGCGCCACGGGGCTCATCACCGTGCAGGGCCCCATCGACCGCGAGGACATCGGCACCCTCAAGTTCTCCGTCATGGCCAAGGACAAGGGCGCCAACCCCAAGAGCGCCCGCGCGCAGGTGGTGGTCACCATCAAGGACATGAACGACAACGCGCCCTCCATAGAGATCCGCGGCATAGGGCTGGTCACCCACCAGGATGGCATGGCCAACATCTCGGAGGACGTGCCAGTAGAGACAGCAGTGGCTCTGGTGCAGGTGTCCGACCGAGATGAGGGGGAAAACGCCGTGGTGACCTGCGTGGTGGCCGGTGACGTCCCATTCCAGCTGCGCCAGGCCAGTGAGACGGGGAGTGACAGCAAGAAGAAATACTTCCTGCAGACCACCACGCCGCTGGACTACGAGTCGGTGAAGGAGTACACGATAGAGATCGTGGCCGTGGACTCGGGCAACCCGCCCCTCTCCAGCACCAACTCCTTGAAAGTGCAGGTGATGGACGTCAATGACAACGCGCCTGTCTTCAGCCAGAGCTTCACTGAGGTGGCCTTCCCTGAGAACAACGAGCCCGATGAGCTGGTCATGGAGGTGAGTGCCACTGACGCTGACAGCGGCTCCAACGCCAAGCTGGTTTATTCCCTGGTGACAGACCCCTCCTCCAAGGGCTCCTTCACCATTGACCCTGACTCCGGGGAGATCCGGGTGAAGGCCGTGCTGGACCGAGAGCAGCGGGAACGCTACGAGTTTTTGGTGGTGGCGGAAGATAAGGGCAGCCCCAGCAAGCAGGGCACGGCGTCTGTGGCCATCAATGTCATGGACAGGAACGACAACGACCCCAAGTTCATGCTGAGCGGCTACAACTTCTCGGTGATGGAGAACATGCCGCCCCTCAGCCCCGTGGGCATGGTGACGGTCATTGATGCtgacaaaggagaaaatgcCCGGATCCAGCTGTCGGTGGAGCAAGACAACGGGGATTTTGTCATCCAAAACGGCACTGGCACCATCCTCTCCAGCATCTCTTTTGACCGGGAGCAGCAGAGCACCTACACCTTCCGACTCAAGGCAGTGGACGGTGGGGATCCCCCCAGGTCCGCCTATGTGGGGGTGACCATCAACGTCTTGGATGAGAATGACAATGCCCCCTTCATCACTTCCCCCTCCAACGCCACCTACAAGCACATCCTGCCCCACACCAGCCCCGGCCAGCAGGTGAGCAAGGTCAAGGCGGAGGACATCGACTCGGGCATCAACGCCGAGCTGATCTACAGCATCACGGGAGGAAACCCCTTCGAGCTCTTCCAGATCTCCCCGCAGAGCGGGGACATCACTCTGGAGAAGGAGATCCTGCGCAAGCACCACGGCCTGCACCGCCTGGTCGTGCGCGTCAACGACAAGGGCAAGCCCTCGCGGCACGGCACGGCTCTGGTGCACTTCTACGTCAACGAGACGCTGGCCAACCGCACGCTGCTGGACACGCTggtggggcacagcctggacaCCCCGCTGGACATCGACATCGCCGGCGACCCCGAGTACGAGCGCAGCAAGCAGCGCAGCAACATCCTCTTCGGGGTCATCGCCGGCATCGTGGCCGTCACCCTGGTCATCGTGCTGGTGGTCCTGGTGCGCTACTGCCGGCAGCGCGAGGCCAAGAGCGGCTACCAGGCGGGCAAGAAGGAGACCAAGGACCTGTACGCGCCCAAGCAGGCCAGCAAGGGCGGGAAGAGCAAGGGCAAGGTGAAGAAGAGCAAGTCTCCCAAGCCGCCCAAGCCCAcggaggatgaggaggagacGGGGCTGCAGAAATCGCTCAAGTTCAACCTCATGAACGACTCCGTCAGCGACAGCCCCCGGATCCACCTGCCCCTGAACTACCCTCCGGGCAGCCCGGACCTGGGCCGCCACTACCGCTCCAACTCGCCGCTGCCCTccatccagctgcagcctcagtcACCCTCCGCCTCCAAGAAGCACCAGGTGGTGCAGGACCTGCCGGCCACCAACACCTTTGTTGGCACCGGGGACAACAACTCGACGGGCTCCGAGCAGTACTCGGACTACAGCTACCGCACCAACCCCCAGAAATACACCAACAAGCAG TTACCTCATCGCCGAGTGACGttctctgcagccagccaggctcAGGACCTGCAGgacccctcccagcacagctacTACGACAGCGGGCTGGAGGAATCCGAGACCCCCAGCAGCAAATCCTCATCGGGGCCCCGCATCGggcccctggccctgcccgaGGACCACTACGAGCGCACCACGCCCGACGGCAGCATCGGGGAGATGGAGCACCCCGAGAACG
- the PCDH1 gene encoding protocadherin-1 isoform X3: METPRDQRAGARHGAQRRHHPTPLQRRMNPLASCLGLWLLCQLPALASGTRAIYKVQEEQPPNSLIGSLASDYGLPDMGHLYKLEVGAPYLRVDGKTGDIYTTETSIDRENLRECQHLLPGDPCYLEFEVSITNLNANSSPRLLEGQIEVLDINDNTPNFASPVLTLSIPENTNIGTLFPIPLAMDRDSGPNGVASYELMAGPEAQELFGLQVAEDQDEKQPQLIVMGNLDREQWDSYDLTIKVQDGGNPPRASSALLRITILDMNDNAPKFEKALYEAELSENSPVGHSVLQVKANDSDQGANAEIDYSFHQASDMVRRLLRLDRATGLITVQGPIDREDIGTLKFSVMAKDKGANPKSARAQVVVTIKDMNDNAPSIEIRGIGLVTHQDGMANISEDVPVETAVALVQVSDRDEGENAVVTCVVAGDVPFQLRQASETGSDSKKKYFLQTTTPLDYESVKEYTIEIVAVDSGNPPLSSTNSLKVQVMDVNDNAPVFSQSFTEVAFPENNEPDELVMEVSATDADSGSNAKLVYSLVTDPSSKGSFTIDPDSGEIRVKAVLDREQRERYEFLVVAEDKGSPSKQGTASVAINVMDRNDNDPKFMLSGYNFSVMENMPPLSPVGMVTVIDADKGENARIQLSVEQDNGDFVIQNGTGTILSSISFDREQQSTYTFRLKAVDGGDPPRSAYVGVTINVLDENDNAPFITSPSNATYKHILPHTSPGQQVSKVKAEDIDSGINAELIYSITGGNPFELFQISPQSGDITLEKEILRKHHGLHRLVVRVNDKGKPSRHGTALVHFYVNETLANRTLLDTLVGHSLDTPLDIDIAGDPEYERSKQRSNILFGVIAGIVAVTLVIVLVVLVRYCRQREAKSGYQAGKKETKDLYAPKQASKGGKSKGKVKKSKSPKPPKPTEDEEETGLQKSLKFNLMNDSVSDSPRIHLPLNYPPGSPDLGRHYRSNSPLPSIQLQPQSPSASKKHQVVQDLPATNTFVGTGDNNSTGSEQYSDYSYRTNPQKYTNKQLPHRRVTFSAASQAQDLQDPSQHSYYDSGLEESETPSSKSSSGPRIGPLALPEDHYERTTPDGSIGEMEHPENESPERSRL; encoded by the exons ATGGAGACACCGCGGGACCAGCGCGCAGGGGCTCGGCACGGAGCGCAGCGCCGGCACCATCCAA ctcccctgcaGCGCAGGATGAACCCGCTGGCGTCCTGCCTGGGCCTGtggctcctctgccagctgcctgccctggcctCGGGGACACGTGCGATCTACAaagtgcaggaggagcagccccccAACAGCCTCATAGGGAGCCTGGCCTCTGACTACGGCTTGCCGGACATGGGGCACCTCTACAAGCTGGAGGTGGGGGCCCCGTACCTCCGTGTGGATGGCAAGACTGGGGACATCTACACCACAGAGACCTCCATCGACCGGGAGAACCTGCGGGagtgccagcacctcctgcccgGGGACCCCTGCTACCTGGAGTTCGAGGTGTCCATCACCAACCTGAACGCCAACAGCAGCCCGCGCCTGCTCGAGGGGCAGATCGAGGTGCTCGATATCAACGACAACACCCCCAACTTCGCCTCGCCTGTGCTCAccctctccatccctgagaACACCAACATTGGGACGCTCTTCCCCATCCCCCTGGCCATGGACCGGGACTCGGGCCCCAACGGCGTTGCCTCCTACGAGCTGATGGCAGGTCCGGAGGCGCAGGAGCTCTTTGGGCTGCAGGTGGCCGAGGACCAGGATGAGAAGCAGCCTCAGCTGATCGTCATGGGCAACCTGGACCGGGAGCAGTGGGACTCCTACGATCTGACCATCAAGGTGCAGGATGGGGGGAACCCCCCGcgggccagcagtgccctgctccgCATCACCATCCTGGACATGAACGACAACGCCCCCAAGTTCGAGAAGGCGCTGTACGAGGCAGAGCTCTCTGAAAACAGCCCTGTGGGGCACTCTGTCCTCCAG gTGAAAGCCAACGATTCGGACCAGGGCGCCAACGCCGAGATCGACTACTCCTTCCACCAGGCCTCGGACATGGTGCGGCGGCTGCTGCGCCTGGACCGCGCCACGGGGCTCATCACCGTGCAGGGCCCCATCGACCGCGAGGACATCGGCACCCTCAAGTTCTCCGTCATGGCCAAGGACAAGGGCGCCAACCCCAAGAGCGCCCGCGCGCAGGTGGTGGTCACCATCAAGGACATGAACGACAACGCGCCCTCCATAGAGATCCGCGGCATAGGGCTGGTCACCCACCAGGATGGCATGGCCAACATCTCGGAGGACGTGCCAGTAGAGACAGCAGTGGCTCTGGTGCAGGTGTCCGACCGAGATGAGGGGGAAAACGCCGTGGTGACCTGCGTGGTGGCCGGTGACGTCCCATTCCAGCTGCGCCAGGCCAGTGAGACGGGGAGTGACAGCAAGAAGAAATACTTCCTGCAGACCACCACGCCGCTGGACTACGAGTCGGTGAAGGAGTACACGATAGAGATCGTGGCCGTGGACTCGGGCAACCCGCCCCTCTCCAGCACCAACTCCTTGAAAGTGCAGGTGATGGACGTCAATGACAACGCGCCTGTCTTCAGCCAGAGCTTCACTGAGGTGGCCTTCCCTGAGAACAACGAGCCCGATGAGCTGGTCATGGAGGTGAGTGCCACTGACGCTGACAGCGGCTCCAACGCCAAGCTGGTTTATTCCCTGGTGACAGACCCCTCCTCCAAGGGCTCCTTCACCATTGACCCTGACTCCGGGGAGATCCGGGTGAAGGCCGTGCTGGACCGAGAGCAGCGGGAACGCTACGAGTTTTTGGTGGTGGCGGAAGATAAGGGCAGCCCCAGCAAGCAGGGCACGGCGTCTGTGGCCATCAATGTCATGGACAGGAACGACAACGACCCCAAGTTCATGCTGAGCGGCTACAACTTCTCGGTGATGGAGAACATGCCGCCCCTCAGCCCCGTGGGCATGGTGACGGTCATTGATGCtgacaaaggagaaaatgcCCGGATCCAGCTGTCGGTGGAGCAAGACAACGGGGATTTTGTCATCCAAAACGGCACTGGCACCATCCTCTCCAGCATCTCTTTTGACCGGGAGCAGCAGAGCACCTACACCTTCCGACTCAAGGCAGTGGACGGTGGGGATCCCCCCAGGTCCGCCTATGTGGGGGTGACCATCAACGTCTTGGATGAGAATGACAATGCCCCCTTCATCACTTCCCCCTCCAACGCCACCTACAAGCACATCCTGCCCCACACCAGCCCCGGCCAGCAGGTGAGCAAGGTCAAGGCGGAGGACATCGACTCGGGCATCAACGCCGAGCTGATCTACAGCATCACGGGAGGAAACCCCTTCGAGCTCTTCCAGATCTCCCCGCAGAGCGGGGACATCACTCTGGAGAAGGAGATCCTGCGCAAGCACCACGGCCTGCACCGCCTGGTCGTGCGCGTCAACGACAAGGGCAAGCCCTCGCGGCACGGCACGGCTCTGGTGCACTTCTACGTCAACGAGACGCTGGCCAACCGCACGCTGCTGGACACGCTggtggggcacagcctggacaCCCCGCTGGACATCGACATCGCCGGCGACCCCGAGTACGAGCGCAGCAAGCAGCGCAGCAACATCCTCTTCGGGGTCATCGCCGGCATCGTGGCCGTCACCCTGGTCATCGTGCTGGTGGTCCTGGTGCGCTACTGCCGGCAGCGCGAGGCCAAGAGCGGCTACCAGGCGGGCAAGAAGGAGACCAAGGACCTGTACGCGCCCAAGCAGGCCAGCAAGGGCGGGAAGAGCAAGGGCAAGGTGAAGAAGAGCAAGTCTCCCAAGCCGCCCAAGCCCAcggaggatgaggaggagacGGGGCTGCAGAAATCGCTCAAGTTCAACCTCATGAACGACTCCGTCAGCGACAGCCCCCGGATCCACCTGCCCCTGAACTACCCTCCGGGCAGCCCGGACCTGGGCCGCCACTACCGCTCCAACTCGCCGCTGCCCTccatccagctgcagcctcagtcACCCTCCGCCTCCAAGAAGCACCAGGTGGTGCAGGACCTGCCGGCCACCAACACCTTTGTTGGCACCGGGGACAACAACTCGACGGGCTCCGAGCAGTACTCGGACTACAGCTACCGCACCAACCCCCAGAAATACACCAACAAGCAG TTACCTCATCGCCGAGTGACGttctctgcagccagccaggctcAGGACCTGCAGgacccctcccagcacagctacTACGACAGCGGGCTGGAGGAATCCGAGACCCCCAGCAGCAAATCCTCATCGGGGCCCCGCATCGggcccctggccctgcccgaGGACCACTACGAGCGCACCACGCCCGACGGCAGCATCGGGGAGATGGAGCACCCCGAGAACG